The following coding sequences are from one Acidimicrobiales bacterium window:
- the ispH gene encoding 4-hydroxy-3-methylbut-2-enyl diphosphate reductase: MDVERVLIAEPRGFCAGVEMAIKALAWMVRAFEPPVYCYHEIVHNKLVVDRFRDQGVVFVDDIAEVPAGRPVMLSAHGSAPEVVAAARASGGYVVDAVCPLVTKVHHEVKVRAGKGYQIVYVGHDGHEEAVGTMAVAPGAIHRVETLDEVAGLPEFDQPVAMLAQTTLSHRDWSGLRDAAQARFPEMWVPGRSDLCFATTNRQTALLEMAPQCDAIVVIGSSNSSNTMALAKLASEAGCPRVYRVNTADELPDDLSGTVGVTAGASAYEELIDEVVTRLGHTKAEAVPVRVTDEDEYFPPPRNLRELVAAIDVVATLTLGGSLPDRPPGDDRALPASDVLAAL; this comes from the coding sequence ATGGACGTCGAGCGTGTGCTGATCGCCGAGCCCCGTGGCTTCTGCGCCGGCGTCGAGATGGCGATCAAGGCGCTGGCCTGGATGGTCCGGGCCTTCGAGCCGCCGGTGTACTGCTACCACGAGATCGTCCACAACAAGCTGGTGGTCGACCGCTTCCGCGACCAGGGCGTGGTCTTCGTGGACGACATCGCCGAGGTCCCCGCCGGCCGGCCGGTGATGCTGTCGGCCCACGGCTCGGCCCCCGAGGTGGTGGCCGCGGCCCGGGCCAGCGGCGGATACGTGGTCGACGCCGTGTGCCCGCTGGTGACCAAGGTCCACCACGAGGTCAAGGTCCGGGCCGGCAAGGGCTATCAGATCGTCTACGTGGGCCACGACGGCCACGAGGAGGCGGTGGGCACCATGGCCGTGGCCCCCGGGGCCATCCACCGGGTCGAGACCCTGGACGAGGTGGCCGGCCTGCCCGAGTTCGACCAGCCGGTGGCCATGCTGGCCCAGACCACCCTCAGCCACCGCGACTGGTCGGGCCTGCGGGACGCGGCCCAGGCCCGGTTCCCGGAGATGTGGGTGCCGGGGCGCAGCGACCTGTGCTTCGCCACCACCAACCGCCAGACCGCCCTCCTGGAGATGGCGCCCCAGTGCGACGCCATCGTGGTCATCGGGTCGTCCAACTCGTCCAACACCATGGCCCTGGCCAAGCTGGCCTCCGAGGCCGGCTGTCCCCGGGTCTACCGGGTCAACACGGCCGACGAGCTGCCGGACGACCTGTCCGGCACCGTCGGGGTGACGGCCGGGGCGTCGGCCTACGAGGAGCTGATCGACGAGGTGGTCACCCGCCTGGGCCACACCAAGGCCGAGGCCGTGCCGGTCCGGGTCACCGACGAGGACGAGTACTTCCCCCCGCCCCGCAACCTGCGGGAGCTGGTGGCGGCCATCGACGTCGTGGCCACCCTGACCCTGGGCGGCTCCCTCCCCGACCGGCCCCCGGGCGACGACCGGGCGCTGCCGGCCAGCGACGTCCTGGCCGCCCTGTAG
- a CDS encoding SOS response-associated peptidase, whose translation MCGRFVSSSSPADLASYFGAEGTPEESLEPSWNVAPTNDVYVVHADGGVRRVDAFHWGLVPSWAKDPKVGSRMINARAETLATKGAFKPSFRRRRCLIPTDGFYEWHKVPGQRAKQPYFIHRTDGEPYAFAGLWTVWHGPGKDGSEHLRSCTVVTTTANEVMAEIHDRMPVMLPPSAWDEWLDPGHEDLDTLGRLLVPAPPQLTVLRPVGTEVNKVQNKGEHLIERVEPVAADPALPLER comes from the coding sequence GTGTGCGGCCGCTTCGTGTCCTCCAGCTCGCCGGCCGACCTGGCGTCCTACTTCGGGGCCGAAGGGACGCCGGAGGAGAGCCTGGAGCCGAGCTGGAACGTGGCCCCCACCAACGACGTGTACGTGGTGCACGCCGACGGCGGGGTGCGCCGGGTCGACGCCTTCCACTGGGGGCTGGTGCCGAGCTGGGCCAAGGACCCCAAGGTCGGCAGCCGCATGATCAACGCCCGGGCCGAGACCCTGGCCACCAAGGGGGCGTTCAAGCCCTCCTTCCGTCGGCGGCGGTGCCTCATCCCCACCGACGGCTTCTACGAGTGGCACAAGGTCCCCGGCCAGAGGGCCAAGCAGCCGTACTTCATCCACCGCACCGACGGTGAGCCCTACGCCTTCGCCGGCCTGTGGACGGTGTGGCACGGCCCGGGCAAGGACGGCTCGGAGCACCTGCGCTCCTGCACCGTCGTCACCACCACGGCCAACGAGGTCATGGCCGAGATCCACGACCGCATGCCGGTGATGCTGCCCCCCTCGGCGTGGGACGAGTGGTTGGACCCGGGCCACGAAGACCTCGACACCCTGGGCCGCCTGCTGGTGCCGGCCCCGCCTCAGCTCACCGTGCTCCGGCCGGTGGGCACCGAGGTCAACAAGGTCCAGAACAAGGGCGAGCACCTGATCGAGCGGGTGGAGCCGGTGGCCGCCGACCCGGCCCTCCCCCTCGAGCGGTGA
- a CDS encoding DUF2079 domain-containing protein codes for MRGGRGRLSVRRRLDAAALRMQARLDTAWVDRTLPWLVAGVLTLLLMAIGFATQRSLDGGPSLAVWSQAAWNLEHGRGPVSSLAGGDVVGEQWAFASLPLLHLGRWLPIGAVLAVAQPLCLGLAVVPLWRMAREVAKLRLGVTMALTLAYCGAPVIYAANLNGWSAVVPAVPALAWAAWFGQRRRWVAYGLCLGLALLARADVGMVLVALGLLGITSGDTRSGTVTASVGALWTVAYLAVVAPAVPRAPMTAAEAVLARGTAPLAVLRDPLRLVTDLVIQPNVGALVVLVGPLLFLPLVVPRFVLPALPAIVLGLVGEEAVRQAVGPTPGEVLLPSVLLLALVPLVLAGIVALSRVGQPSVTRIRVDHRVVAAILLASIAIFVQVAPASPFNEPWAWGSQDEVDRARMDAVDVLDEVDGATSVTVSPQVTVLVAERARVEELGIAPPGEGWEPATRTVLLDTTAIGDDGVGLWDERDRTDVVAALVERGYDVEFRAAGIVLLVRPQR; via the coding sequence GTGAGGGGCGGCAGGGGGCGGCTCTCGGTGCGGCGGCGGCTCGACGCCGCCGCCCTGCGGATGCAGGCCCGGCTGGACACGGCGTGGGTCGACCGGACGCTGCCCTGGCTGGTGGCCGGGGTCCTGACCCTGCTGCTGATGGCCATCGGCTTCGCCACCCAGCGTTCCCTGGACGGGGGCCCGTCGCTGGCGGTGTGGTCGCAGGCGGCCTGGAACCTGGAGCACGGGCGGGGGCCGGTCTCGTCCCTGGCCGGGGGCGACGTGGTGGGGGAGCAGTGGGCCTTCGCCTCGCTGCCCCTGCTCCACCTGGGCCGGTGGCTGCCCATCGGGGCGGTGCTGGCCGTGGCCCAGCCCCTGTGCCTGGGCCTGGCCGTGGTGCCCCTGTGGCGCATGGCCCGGGAGGTGGCCAAGCTCCGGTTGGGGGTGACCATGGCCCTCACCCTGGCCTACTGCGGGGCGCCGGTCATCTACGCCGCCAACCTCAACGGGTGGAGCGCGGTGGTGCCGGCCGTGCCCGCCCTGGCCTGGGCGGCGTGGTTCGGCCAGCGGCGCCGGTGGGTGGCCTACGGCCTGTGCCTGGGCCTGGCCCTGCTGGCCCGGGCCGACGTGGGCATGGTCCTGGTGGCCCTGGGGCTGCTGGGCATCACCTCCGGCGACACCCGCTCGGGGACGGTGACGGCCTCGGTCGGCGCCCTGTGGACCGTGGCCTACCTGGCGGTGGTGGCCCCCGCGGTGCCCCGGGCCCCGATGACCGCGGCCGAGGCGGTGCTGGCCCGGGGCACCGCCCCGCTGGCCGTGCTGCGCGACCCGCTGCGGCTGGTGACCGACCTGGTCATCCAGCCCAACGTGGGGGCCCTGGTGGTGCTGGTGGGGCCGTTGCTGTTCCTGCCCCTGGTGGTGCCCCGCTTCGTGCTGCCGGCCCTGCCCGCCATCGTGCTCGGGCTGGTGGGCGAGGAGGCGGTGCGCCAGGCGGTCGGCCCCACCCCGGGCGAGGTCCTGCTCCCGTCGGTGCTCCTGCTGGCCCTGGTGCCCCTGGTGCTGGCCGGCATCGTGGCCCTGTCCCGGGTCGGGCAGCCCAGCGTCACCCGCATCCGGGTCGACCACCGGGTCGTGGCCGCCATCCTGCTGGCCTCGATCGCCATCTTCGTGCAGGTGGCCCCGGCCTCGCCGTTCAACGAGCCGTGGGCCTGGGGGAGCCAGGACGAGGTCGACCGGGCCCGCATGGACGCGGTGGACGTCCTGGACGAGGTCGACGGCGCCACCAGCGTCACGGTGTCGCCCCAGGTGACGGTGCTGGTGGCCGAGCGGGCCCGGGTCGAGGAGCTGGGCATCGCCCCCCCGGGGGAGGGCTGGGAGCCCGCCACCCGGACGGTGCTCCTGGACACCACCGCCATCGGCGACGACGGCGTGGGCCTTTGGGACGAGCGGGACCGCACCGACGTCGTCGCCGCCCTGGTCGAGCGGGGCTACGACGTGGAGTTCCGGGCCGCCGGCATCGTCCTGCTGGTCCGTCCCCAGCGCTGA
- a CDS encoding MMPL family transporter — protein sequence MFAGLGRWCHDHRKLVLLLWVVTLVIGGMALGAAGTESRSEFTLPDVESRRGFDLLEEHFPVGAGQRGSIVFVAEEGSSVTDPGVRAEMEALFTEVQAIDVEVEGQTTPVSVLSPYDQGGESRIATEGDLAGRLAYAEVELPADATFEQAVEVADEIRPRAEQVDGVEVILGGQTFAEFEEPSSEVLGLGFAICILILAFGSVLAMGLPIGVALFGIGLGSILVGLLSHVATIPDFATVLGVMIGLGVGIDYALFIVTRYRENLHAGMSVRKATVVAIDTSGRAVVFAGTTVVISLLGMLVMNISFVTGLAIGAASVVAVTMVASVTLLPALLGFAGAKVEVTRWRGLIAAGLVAVALVGIGLKVPALGMLIPLAAVVIALGFVVKPLKREVPLQSRRAPEQMFSYRWSRAVQHHPVRALLAGAVFLGVLALPVFGLRLGFSDEGNYPQGSDTRRAYDLLAEGFGPGSNGPLLLVSPAPDGADPAALEGVTRALREADGVAFAAGPVPNTTDGPPDAFLWNVVPTSAPQDAETTQLVSHLRDDVLPEATAGTGLDVAVTGTVAIGVDFSDYLASRLLWFFAAVLTLSFILLMVVFRSLLVPLKAVLMNLLSIGAAYGVIVAAFQWGWLGGLLNFDGAPVEPFMPMMLFAIVFGLSMDYEVFLLSRVKEEWDRTGDSHLSVANGLAATARVITAAALIMVFVFGSFLLENDRVIKLFGTGLATAVLLDATVVRMLLVPATMELLGDRNWWLPRWLDRILPRVEVEGHAEDETDPDDPGPTSEPERELTPA from the coding sequence GTGTTCGCAGGTCTCGGTCGCTGGTGCCACGACCACCGCAAGCTCGTCCTGCTGCTGTGGGTGGTCACCCTCGTCATCGGCGGCATGGCCCTCGGCGCCGCCGGCACCGAGTCGCGCTCGGAGTTCACCCTCCCCGACGTCGAGAGCCGCCGGGGCTTCGACCTGCTCGAGGAGCACTTCCCGGTGGGCGCCGGGCAGCGGGGCTCGATCGTGTTCGTGGCCGAGGAGGGCTCCTCGGTCACCGACCCCGGGGTTCGGGCCGAGATGGAGGCGCTCTTCACCGAGGTCCAGGCCATCGACGTCGAGGTCGAGGGCCAGACCACGCCGGTGTCGGTGCTCTCCCCCTACGACCAGGGCGGCGAGTCGCGCATCGCCACCGAGGGCGACCTGGCCGGCCGCCTGGCCTACGCCGAGGTGGAGCTGCCGGCCGACGCCACCTTCGAGCAGGCCGTGGAGGTGGCCGACGAGATCCGGCCCCGGGCCGAGCAGGTCGACGGCGTCGAGGTCATCCTGGGCGGCCAGACCTTCGCCGAGTTCGAGGAGCCGTCGTCGGAGGTCCTGGGCCTGGGCTTCGCCATCTGCATCCTGATCCTGGCCTTCGGCTCGGTCCTGGCCATGGGCCTGCCCATCGGGGTGGCCCTCTTCGGCATCGGCCTGGGCTCGATCCTGGTCGGCCTGCTGTCGCACGTGGCCACCATCCCCGACTTCGCCACCGTGCTGGGGGTGATGATCGGCCTGGGGGTGGGCATCGACTACGCCCTGTTCATCGTCACCCGCTACCGGGAGAACCTGCACGCCGGCATGTCGGTGCGCAAGGCCACCGTCGTGGCCATCGACACCTCGGGCCGGGCCGTGGTCTTCGCCGGCACCACCGTGGTCATCTCCCTGCTCGGGATGCTGGTCATGAACATCAGCTTCGTGACTGGCCTGGCCATCGGGGCGGCCAGCGTGGTGGCCGTCACCATGGTGGCCTCGGTGACGCTGCTCCCGGCCCTGCTCGGCTTCGCCGGCGCCAAGGTGGAGGTGACCCGGTGGCGGGGCCTGATCGCCGCCGGCCTGGTGGCCGTGGCCCTGGTGGGCATCGGGCTCAAGGTCCCGGCCCTGGGGATGCTGATCCCCCTGGCCGCGGTGGTCATCGCCCTCGGCTTCGTGGTGAAGCCCCTCAAGCGGGAGGTGCCCCTCCAGTCGCGGCGGGCGCCGGAGCAGATGTTCTCCTACCGCTGGAGCCGGGCCGTGCAGCACCACCCGGTGCGGGCCCTGCTGGCCGGGGCGGTCTTCCTGGGCGTCCTGGCCCTGCCGGTGTTCGGCCTGCGGTTGGGCTTCTCCGACGAGGGCAACTACCCCCAGGGCTCGGACACCCGGCGGGCCTACGACCTGCTGGCCGAGGGCTTCGGCCCCGGCTCCAACGGGCCCCTCCTGCTGGTGTCGCCGGCCCCCGACGGCGCTGATCCCGCCGCCCTGGAGGGTGTCACCCGGGCCCTGCGGGAGGCCGACGGGGTGGCCTTCGCCGCCGGCCCCGTCCCCAACACCACCGACGGGCCGCCGGACGCCTTCCTCTGGAACGTCGTCCCCACCTCGGCCCCGCAGGACGCCGAGACCACCCAGCTGGTCTCCCACCTGCGCGACGACGTCCTGCCCGAGGCCACCGCCGGCACCGGCCTGGACGTGGCCGTCACCGGCACGGTGGCCATCGGCGTCGACTTCTCCGACTACCTGGCGTCGCGGCTGCTGTGGTTCTTCGCCGCCGTGCTCACGCTCTCGTTCATCCTGCTCATGGTGGTGTTCCGGTCGCTGCTGGTGCCGCTCAAGGCCGTGCTCATGAACCTGCTGTCCATCGGAGCCGCCTACGGCGTGATCGTGGCGGCCTTCCAGTGGGGCTGGCTCGGGGGGCTGCTCAACTTCGACGGCGCCCCGGTCGAGCCGTTCATGCCCATGATGCTCTTCGCCATCGTGTTCGGGCTGTCCATGGACTACGAGGTGTTCCTGCTGTCCCGGGTGAAGGAGGAGTGGGACCGCACCGGCGACAGCCACCTCTCGGTGGCCAACGGCCTGGCCGCCACCGCCCGGGTCATCACCGCCGCCGCCCTCATCATGGTGTTCGTCTTCGGGAGCTTCCTGCTGGAGAACGACCGGGTCATCAAGCTGTTCGGCACCGGCCTGGCCACCGCCGTGCTCCTGGACGCCACCGTGGTCCGCATGCTGCTGGTGCCGGCCACCATGGAGCTGCTGGGCGACCGCAACTGGTGGCTGCCCCGCTGGCTCGACCGGATCCTCCCCCGGGTCGAGGTCGAGGGCCACGCCGAGGACGAGACCGACCCAGACGACCCGGGCCCCACCTCCGAGCCCGAGCGCGAGCTCACCCCGGCCTGA
- a CDS encoding sterol carrier protein domain-containing protein — EEAATAMRAAGQPISALYPTTASLYRSVGYEIAGWWGLRAVTVADLPRPSGEVVWEPVEPSDPAIPEIATASVAGRDGWIKPPPRWWISWAHRRTQKGATTWTWLGRRAGEPVAFVNYNHEKSDRAMFDLDLNVILGVDGPALAEALAFAGANGTTGDRVRTTLPGALLARHVHQASRIPTLEDWPWMVRILDLPGAVAARGWPAGLSLEVDLRVAPPTHVPDDPTGGDWVLRVADGAASCSPGGTGAVEVAITDLAALYSGHLDPAQLVAEGRLAGATEAQVSGLRAAFAGSPSLPMFF; from the coding sequence GGAGGAGGCCGCCACGGCCATGCGCGCCGCGGGCCAGCCGATCAGCGCGCTGTACCCGACCACTGCATCGCTCTATCGCAGCGTCGGCTACGAGATCGCCGGCTGGTGGGGCCTGCGGGCCGTCACGGTGGCCGACCTCCCCCGGCCGTCGGGCGAGGTGGTGTGGGAGCCGGTCGAGCCGTCCGACCCGGCGATCCCCGAGATCGCCACCGCCTCCGTCGCCGGGCGCGACGGCTGGATCAAGCCGCCACCCCGTTGGTGGATCAGCTGGGCCCATCGCCGCACCCAGAAGGGGGCGACGACGTGGACCTGGCTGGGCCGGCGGGCCGGCGAGCCGGTGGCCTTCGTCAACTACAACCACGAGAAGTCGGACCGGGCGATGTTCGACCTCGACCTGAACGTGATCCTCGGCGTCGACGGACCAGCCCTGGCCGAGGCCCTCGCCTTCGCCGGCGCCAACGGCACCACCGGCGATCGCGTGCGGACGACGCTGCCGGGCGCCCTCCTCGCCCGCCACGTACACCAGGCGTCCCGCATCCCGACGCTCGAGGACTGGCCCTGGATGGTGCGGATCCTCGATCTGCCCGGCGCCGTCGCCGCCCGCGGCTGGCCGGCCGGGCTCTCGCTCGAGGTCGACCTGCGCGTCGCCCCGCCGACCCACGTCCCCGACGACCCCACCGGGGGCGACTGGGTGCTCCGGGTCGCCGACGGCGCCGCGTCCTGCTCGCCCGGTGGGACCGGCGCGGTGGAGGTGGCGATCACCGACCTGGCCGCCCTGTACTCCGGCCACCTCGACCCCGCCCAGCTCGTCGCCGAGGGTCGTCTGGCCGGCGCCACCGAGGCCCAGGTCAGCGGGCTCCGAGCCGCCTTCGCCGGCTCTCCGAGCCTTCCGATGTTCTTCTGA
- a CDS encoding FG-GAP-like repeat-containing protein, producing MARRRGPMAGGRGRARRRARWALVAVVVASGAVGPGPAAAVPDDPPAAAPGAARAAATLRLDRRFDHVLRGNFSGDGSAASFSAPAITDVTGDGQAEIVTATVDGWVMALRPDGTPLWSADLGETSIQSSPAVADVTGEGRPDVVVGTLDGRVVLLDGATGATVRTFRDGGIQGCLPLCFPRGFHSTPALGDVDGDGRRDIVASSYNHFLYAWTATGRLIFRRDLYDTSWSSPVIADVDRDGANEIIVGSDVEASNHVLGGPDGGILWVVDGRGVELPGYPKRFPGQVIWSSPAVADLDGDGNLDIVVGSGVYFPDPAGRQVIAVTARTGRALPGWPVPTDGRVMSSPAIGDLTGDGRPEVVVASEGGYLSALDADGRLRWVACDRNVGNPCSPGGAGTHSSPAIADVDGDGQAEVVSALELTLRVYSGDDGTVEAVLPVGDPASSVVPATAPSIGEVGGRTVIAYQDHVRRSHGQPYGRAGDVHRVQILTTDRGLCRTPWASFKAGAARTGRPSTNATRWTPFECPAPFVDQQYRDFLGREPDAPGRAHWTGRLHHGTRTGSWMINAFLRTPEFEAVVAPVARAHLGVTGTYPASAATVRAGVARLRRGTPLATVADDLVEATPAVAGLSDRDFVRAAYRQALGRSPTAGELATDTGRLGAGTTRGSLVAELTEGTAGRTFLRAPVDVVMLYLGMLGRAPDAPGYAYWVPETRRRGADRLIRGIQGSPEYRARVT from the coding sequence GTGGCGCGGCGGAGGGGACCCATGGCCGGCGGGCGGGGGCGCGCCCGGCGCCGGGCGCGGTGGGCCCTGGTGGCCGTCGTGGTCGCTTCCGGCGCGGTGGGCCCGGGGCCGGCCGCCGCCGTCCCCGACGACCCTCCGGCCGCGGCCCCCGGCGCGGCGCGGGCTGCGGCGACGCTCCGCCTGGACCGCCGGTTCGACCACGTCCTGCGGGGCAACTTCTCCGGTGACGGCTCGGCCGCCTCGTTCTCGGCCCCGGCCATCACCGACGTCACCGGCGACGGCCAGGCCGAGATCGTCACCGCCACCGTGGACGGGTGGGTCATGGCCCTGCGCCCCGACGGCACCCCCTTGTGGAGCGCGGACCTGGGCGAGACCTCGATCCAGTCCTCGCCGGCGGTGGCCGACGTGACCGGCGAGGGTCGGCCCGACGTGGTGGTGGGCACCCTCGACGGCCGGGTGGTGCTGCTCGACGGGGCCACCGGGGCCACGGTGCGGACCTTCCGCGACGGGGGGATCCAGGGCTGCCTCCCGCTGTGCTTCCCCCGGGGGTTCCACTCCACCCCGGCTCTGGGCGACGTCGACGGGGACGGCCGGCGCGACATCGTGGCCAGCAGCTACAACCACTTCCTCTACGCCTGGACCGCCACCGGCCGCCTGATCTTCCGCCGCGACCTCTACGACACGAGCTGGTCGTCACCGGTCATCGCCGATGTCGACCGCGACGGGGCCAACGAGATCATCGTCGGCAGCGACGTGGAGGCCAGCAACCACGTGCTGGGCGGCCCTGACGGCGGGATCCTGTGGGTGGTCGACGGTCGCGGCGTCGAGCTCCCCGGCTACCCCAAGCGGTTCCCGGGCCAGGTCATCTGGTCGTCGCCAGCGGTGGCCGACCTGGACGGTGACGGCAACCTCGACATCGTGGTCGGGTCGGGCGTGTACTTCCCCGATCCCGCCGGCCGGCAGGTCATCGCCGTCACCGCCCGCACCGGCCGGGCCCTCCCCGGGTGGCCCGTCCCCACCGACGGCCGGGTCATGAGCTCCCCCGCCATCGGCGACCTCACCGGCGACGGCCGGCCCGAGGTGGTGGTGGCCTCGGAGGGCGGTTACCTCTCCGCCCTCGACGCCGACGGCCGGCTGCGGTGGGTGGCCTGCGACCGCAACGTCGGCAATCCGTGCAGCCCCGGCGGCGCCGGCACCCACTCCAGCCCGGCCATCGCCGACGTGGACGGTGACGGCCAGGCCGAGGTGGTGTCGGCCCTGGAGCTGACCCTGCGGGTCTACTCGGGTGACGACGGCACGGTGGAGGCCGTGCTCCCGGTGGGCGACCCCGCCTCCAGCGTGGTCCCGGCCACGGCCCCCAGCATCGGGGAGGTCGGGGGCCGCACCGTCATCGCCTACCAGGACCACGTCCGGCGAAGCCACGGGCAGCCCTACGGGCGGGCCGGCGACGTCCACCGGGTGCAGATCCTCACCACCGACCGGGGCCTGTGCCGGACGCCGTGGGCGTCGTTCAAGGCCGGGGCGGCCCGCACCGGCCGGCCCTCCACCAACGCCACCCGCTGGACGCCGTTCGAGTGCCCGGCCCCCTTCGTCGACCAGCAGTACCGGGACTTCCTGGGCCGCGAACCCGACGCGCCGGGCCGGGCCCACTGGACGGGCCGGCTCCACCACGGCACCCGCACCGGCTCGTGGATGATCAACGCCTTCCTCCGCACGCCCGAGTTCGAGGCCGTCGTCGCCCCCGTGGCCCGCGCCCACCTGGGGGTCACCGGCACCTACCCGGCCTCGGCGGCGACGGTCCGGGCCGGTGTCGCCCGCCTCCGCCGGGGCACCCCGCTGGCCACCGTGGCCGACGACCTGGTGGAGGCCACCCCGGCAGTGGCGGGCCTGTCCGACCGGGACTTCGTCCGGGCCGCCTACCGCCAGGCCCTGGGCCGCAGCCCGACGGCCGGCGAGCTGGCCACCGACACCGGCCGGCTGGGTGCCGGCACCACCCGGGGGAGCCTGGTGGCCGAGCTCACCGAGGGCACCGCCGGCCGGACCTTCCTGCGGGCGCCGGTGGACGTCGTCATGCTCTACCTGGGGATGCTGGGCCGGGCCCCCGACGCACCGGGCTACGCCTACTGGGTCCCGGAGACCCGCCGGAGGGGCGCCGACCGCCTCATCCGGGGCATCCAGGGCTCCCCGGAGTACCGGGCCCGCGTCACCTGA
- a CDS encoding excisionase family DNA-binding protein: protein MSFSTLVIVCWRSSAAGWPTAAHLASAASRAGVRASALEVRCDGLGVDVRHVRRLVHERRIPFVKWGHLLCFDPAEIDLWIDQSRRGLRMTASERPGA from the coding sequence ATGTCGTTCTCGACGTTGGTGATCGTCTGTTGGAGATCGTCGGCAGCAGGCTGGCCGACGGCCGCCCACCTCGCCTCGGCGGCGTCGAGAGCGGGAGTGAGGGCATCGGCTCTCGAAGTGCGGTGCGACGGTCTCGGCGTCGATGTTCGCCATGTCCGCCGCCTCGTCCACGAACGGCGCATTCCGTTCGTGAAGTGGGGTCACCTGCTCTGCTTCGACCCCGCCGAGATCGACCTGTGGATCGACCAGAGCCGCCGCGGCCTGCGAATGACGGCGAGCGAGCGCCCGGGTGCCTAG